In Candidatus Palauibacter australiensis, the genomic window GGAGTTCCCGGAACACCTGGAGAACCTGGAGAACCTGGAACCGTGACCATCATCCGTCGTAACCTTGTTGACTCGTTTCGCCGACGGATGCGGCGCCATCCGATCGTAATGGTCATGGGGCCACGGCAGTCCGGCAAGATGACGCTCTGCCGGACCGTGCTCTCCGACCGGCCCTACGTGTCGTTGCGACGGCTTGACGTGCGCACCGAGGCGGAGCTGGATCCCGAGGGTTTCGTGCGGGAGTATCGGGACGGGGCGGTGATCCACGACGCCCAGTTGGCGCCGGTGTTGATTGCCTATCTTCAGGAACTCGTGGACGAGGATCCGGCTCCGGGGCGCTTTGTGCTGACCGGGTCGATGCACTTCGGATTGAGTCCGGTGATAAACGCGTGGATGGCGCGTCGCGTGGGCGTACTCCAGCTGCTTCCGCCGGGATTTGACGAGTTGGCGCGCTTCGGAAGACCATCGCCGAGTATGCTCGACGCACTCTGGACCGGGGCGTACCCGACGATTCACCAAGGTGACATCTCGCCCCGGGTCTGGCTCCGGGATTATCTCGCGACGTATCTGGATCACGATATCCTGTCCCTGCGGAACATCGCGAACCTCGGGGCCTTTTCGGAGTTCGTGAGACTGGTTGCGGGACGAACCGCAAGAGAGGTGAATCTGTCGGCGCTGGCGGCCGACGTCGGCATCCGACACAACACGGTCCGGGCGTGGATCCACGTGCTGGAGTCCAGCTTCCTTGTCTTTCGGGTCCCGGCGTACCGCCCCAACGTGCGCACACGTCAGATCAAGGCGCCCAAGCTCCACTTTCTGGATTCGGGACTGGCCTGCCACCCGCTCGGCATCCGCACGCCGGAGGAACTCCGTCATCACCCGTTGAGAGGGCAGATCTTCGAGAGCTGGGTGGCGGCGGAGGTCTTGAAGGCGATCGCTCATCGCGGCGAAGAGCCGCGTTTGCGGCATTACAGGGCGGCGGGCACCGAGGTCAATCTCGTCGTTGATCGGGGAGAGCGGGTCATCCTGGCCGAGGCGAAGTCCGGCGCCACGGTCGTCCCGCGTTTCCTCCTCGGCATGCGGACGCTCGGGAAGGCGCTGGGGAGGACGGGGCTTTCCGTCGACCGCCGGCTGATCTTCGGGGGCGACTCTTCCCATCGACGCGGCGACGTGGATGTCCTGCCGTGGAACC contains:
- a CDS encoding DUF4143 domain-containing protein; amino-acid sequence: MVMGPRQSGKMTLCRTVLSDRPYVSLRRLDVRTEAELDPEGFVREYRDGAVIHDAQLAPVLIAYLQELVDEDPAPGRFVLTGSMHFGLSPVINAWMARRVGVLQLLPPGFDELARFGRPSPSMLDALWTGAYPTIHQGDISPRVWLRDYLATYLDHDILSLRNIANLGAFSEFVRLVAGRTAREVNLSALAADVGIRHNTVRAWIHVLESSFLVFRVPAYRPNVRTRQIKAPKLHFLDSGLACHPLGIRTPEELRHHPLRGQIFESWVAAEVLKAIAHRGEEPRLRHYRAAGTEVNLVVDRGERVILAEAKSGATVVPRFLLGMRTLGKALGRTGLSVDRRLIFGGDSSHRRGDVDVLPWNRVLTRTWN